GGCGGTGATCATAGGCTCTTCATTGTTGGTTCAAGCCCGGGAAGCCAACGACTTGATCGCCCGCTTAGGGGTAATTGGCTATAGCGCCGCACTGCTGGTGATTATCGGGTTAGTGATCAGTAGTTTATATCGCCGCTACCAACGTTGGCGTCATAAATGATAGTCTTTTGGTGCTTACGTTGTAGCAGGTTTGATTTAGTTGGCACTAGACTTTACGGTCAGTGCAACCATGATTTAGAAATTGATTAGCAACAGGCAAAAGCGCGCTTAATGGCGCGATTTTTTGTTATAGTTAGGGTAAATATTCTAGAGATGAGGTGAGTGGATGCGAACTTTAATTATTGTGGCTCATCCAGAATTAGCCAGTTCCGGGACGCAACAATTTTTACGGCGTGGGGCCGAATTAGTGGCCGCCGACTGGCAGCCGCTGAGTACAGATTTTAATGTTGCCACCGAGCAAGTTAAATTACGTGCCGCTGAGCGAATTATTTGGCAATTTCCACTTTATTGGTATAGCGCACCGGCAATATTGAAAGCTTGGCAGGATCAAGTGTTAACTAGTAAATTTGTGCTCCACGAACAGGGCTTAGCTGGAAAAGAACTGGGGATCGTGGTGACGACGGATACCAAAGCTAGTGACTATCAGTCAGGAGCGGCTGAACAATTTACGCTGGCTGAATTATTGCGGCCTTATCAAGCACTAGCGAATAAAGCGGGGCTGCATTGGTTGCCACCATTTGTGATCAACCAGTTTAGATATCAAACGGAAAGTCAACAACAGGCGCTACTGATCGCCTATCAGCAATACTTAACGTTGCCGCAGCCAGCCACATTTACTCAGCGGCAGCACTGGTTTGCCCAGCAACTTCAACAAATGATCACCAATGCGACTGGTGAACGTAAAACTCAGTTAGCACTGGTCGAACAGCAACTAGCGGCTAAGCAGGATGAGCTGGAAGAGTTACGGTGGACGATCGAACAAATGCGAGGTGATGACTAATGGATTCATGGTTATATCAAACGGTCCAGCAATTGGCGCAAGATAGTGCTGCCTATGAAGAGCGCGCTTTTTTTCAGGCGTTAAGTCAATTAGCTTTAGAGCAAGAAAAACGGATCGCGCAAGCGCAAGGTGAGATCGATGGACGTAGTTGGGATGAAAAGTCATGGTGAACGAGACGGACGATCAAGCAACGGCAGCATTTTGGGATGATTTTGCGCCGGATTATGTTGCCGCTCAA
This is a stretch of genomic DNA from Loigolactobacillus coryniformis subsp. coryniformis KCTC 3167 = DSM 20001. It encodes these proteins:
- a CDS encoding NAD(P)H-dependent oxidoreductase, which codes for MRTLIIVAHPELASSGTQQFLRRGAELVAADWQPLSTDFNVATEQVKLRAAERIIWQFPLYWYSAPAILKAWQDQVLTSKFVLHEQGLAGKELGIVVTTDTKASDYQSGAAEQFTLAELLRPYQALANKAGLHWLPPFVINQFRYQTESQQQALLIAYQQYLTLPQPATFTQRQHWFAQQLQQMITNATGERKTQLALVEQQLAAKQDELEELRWTIEQMRGDD